Genomic DNA from Burkholderia plantarii:
ATGACTTGTGTTGGCGACACTAATACCACAGCCGTAGATAGAACGAAGAGGGAGGTACGCCACCCCGTCGCCGGTAGCGGCATTGCTGTGCGCGATACTGGTGTCTTCGGCGCCATGTGGACCACGCCAGCACGTACTCGACGGAGTATGTGCCTCGCCATAGCAGCCGGCATAGCAGCCTACGTATCTCTTGTACGCTAAGCGGCACCGAACCTTCAGGTGTTTTTTTGCCATGTGCCCTCAGGGCTACGAGCACGGCATGCGCCAGTAGGGATAGCGTGATGTGGCGATACCAGCCATGCCACCGGCGCACCTCGTAGTGGTCAAGCCCACATTCGCCTTGGGTTGCCTCGAAGCCCGTTTCGATTTCCCAGCGCCGACCCGCGACGTTGACCAAGGTTTGCCTTGTCGCCTTGCTGCGCGGCGCGAACACGACGTAATACGCGTGTTCGCGTTTCTCATCGGGGCTGCGCCGTACCAACAGATCATGTCCGAAGCGACGCGCTTCGGCGGTGATCTGCAAACGCCACAGCGGTGTAAGTGCCCAGTCATACAGGCGCTCCCGCTTGGCACCTGCACTCGATGACAGGCGTCGCCACGCCCGTGCCGGCAGGGATTTGGCGATCTGCTCGGCACGTACGTAGTCGGGATCCTGCCACCACAGAGGTTCGTTCTTCGCGACGGCCAGCACGAATGACTGGCCTCGTGATTCGAGCCACAACCTGAGATGACGGTCGCCGCCGTAAGCTTCATCACCCGTAACCCAGCCACACGGCACGCCTGCATCCAGCGCCCGTTCAAGCATGCTGCGCGCGAGTTGCGGCTTCGTTGCAAACTCCGCCGATTCGGGAATGCCCGCTGCCTTGCAGCGCATACGGTCGTCGGTCCACGCCTTGGGCACATACAGCTCGCGATCAATACCCGAAGCGAAGAAAGGCTTCGTGCTTTTGCCACGACGCTGGGTGGTCGAGCGCAGCTTCGGCTCGCTCAATCGCTTTCGCAGGCTGGCGCGTGATTACGAGCGTCTGCCTGAAACGCTGGCCGGCTTGCACTTCGTCGTCTTTGTCTCCTTGATGCTCACTCGCGCGGCCCAGTATTTTTGAAAGTGCATAACACTCTCTAGGATCGTTTCGCACGTAATGCATTGGCCTTGTCCGAGTGCTCCAGCAGCAGCGCGCCGAATGCAAACAGGTAAAGCAGGGCTGCGACGAAAAACGGCAAGCCGAGATAGTGGGCCGGCGCCGCGCTGCGCTGCACGTAATGCAGCATGGCCGCCCCCAGCAAGGGCGCGATCGTGGCCGCAAGCTCCATCAGGCACACCATGGCGCCAAGATATTCACCCTGGCGGCTCGGTCCCGCCTCGATGGACACCAGTGCCCGAAGCGCCGGATCGTTGACGAGAGCCAGGGAGTGCATCGCGATCGCGATCGCCATCATCGTCACCGAGGCGGCGAAGCCGTATGCCATGTAGGCGCCGATAAACAGCAGATAACCAAGCAGCGCCGTGCGCCGCTCGCCGCAGCGGGCCACCACGTGGCGCATCAGGAAGGTCTGGGTGAGCGTGATGCCGAGCCCGAGCGCGCCGAGCGCGATGCCGTTCTCGCGAGAGCCCCAGCCGAAGCGCAACTCATTGCTGAGCACGAAGCAGGCGAGGAAGATCCCGTAGGCCGTCATGCCGAAGCAGGCGGCGATCACGATGCGTCTGAGCGTTGCGTTGTGTCGCAGCAGCTGCATGCTGCCGAGCGGGTTGGCCCGCGATACCGTGAACTGCACGCGCAACTCGGGCGGATGGCTTTCGGGCAGCCACAGCACGGCGCCCAGCACGTTGACGGCCGCCAACACGCTGGTGACGACAAAGGGCACGCTGGCGCCGAAGGTGCCGAGCAGGCCGCCGCAGGCGGGGCCGGCCACCAGCCCGAGCCCGACCATGCCGCCCATCAGCCCGAAACGGGCCGCGCGTCGCTCGGGCGTGGTGATGTCGGCCAGGTAGGCGGTGGCCACCGACGCGCTGGCGGCGGTCGCGCCGGCGCACAGGCGGCCGGCCAGCAGCCAGCCGAAGCCGGGTGCGAACGCCAGCATCAGATTGCTGGCGAGCGCGCCGCCCAGGGCAACCATCATGACGGGGCGCCTGCCCCATGCGTCGCTGGCGGCGCCGAGCAGCGGCGCGAACACGAACTGCATCAGCGAATAGCAGGCCACCAGCACGCCGAGAAACAGCGTGCCGGCCTCGCGCCCGCCCATCACGGCCGATACCTGGTCCGGCAGCACGGGGATCGCGATCCCGAAGCCGAGCGCATCGAGCGCCAGCGTGATCATGATCACCGAGACCGGGGCCATCTCGCGCGCGCCTTGCGCCGGCGCGGCCGGGATGGTGCGCTGCTCGACCGTCATCGCGCACCTCCCGCGTCGAGCGCCGCGCGCAGCGGCGTGGCGACGGCGCCGACCGATTGCTCCATCAGGCAGGAGAAGTGATCGCCCGGCACCGTGACGGCGCGCACCGGCTGCGTCGTGAAATGCTCCCAGCCCCAGCCTTCGGTGTCGCGCGTTTCGGGCAGGTTCATGCCCTCCGGCATCGGCTCGGCCGCCTTGAACAGCAGCACCGGCAACGGCAGCGGCAGCTTCGGCGGGTCGTACCTGGGCCCGAGGTCGGCAGCCGCGCGATACACGTTGAACAGGCCACGGATCGCCCCGCCGTCCGTCTGGGCGTGGATCACGCCATGCCGTTCGAGGCGCGCCTCGATCTCGGCGAGCTGCTGTTCGAGGCTGAGCTCGCGCAACTGCTCGGCGCTCGCGCCGGCCAGGATGTCCGGCTTGCCGGTGTAGTACGCGAAGATGCTGAGGATCACCTCGGTCACCACGCAATCATCGATGCGCGTGGTGGTGGTGTAGGGCGGTGCGGCGGAATCGAACAGCGCGAGCAGGCCGACCTGGTCGCCGGCGGCCAGCAGTTGACGCGCCATTTCATAGGCGACCTTGCCGCCCAGCGAGTGCCCGCCGAGATGATACGGCCCGTTCGCCTGGATCGATTTCATGCAGGCGATGTAGTGCGCCGCCATCTGTTCGACCGAGCCGTGAGGCTCGGCGATGCCATCGAGCCCCAGACATTGCAGCCCGATGAACGGCCGATCCTTGCCGAGCGCCTCGCTGAGCGGCAACAGCTGGGTGACGTTGCCGCCCATCCCGGGCACGCAGAAAAACGGCGGCTTCGATCCGGCGCGATTCAGCGGCACGATGCAGTAGCGGATCGCCGGGTCGTCCGAACGGGCGGGCTCCCTGGCATCCCGCGGCTGGTCCTGGGCGGCCTCGATCGACGCGGCGATGCGCGCGATGGTCGGCATGTCGAGGAACTCGGCGAGCGTGAGGCAGTGGTCGTAGCGTTCACGGATTCGCGAGATCAGCTGGGTGGCGAGCAAGGAGTGGCCGCCGAGCTCGAAGAAATCGTCGTCGGCCGTGAGGGCGTCGACGCCGAGCATGTCGCGCCAGAGCCGCGAGACAAACGCCTCGACCGTCTCGGCACCGCCGTCCTGGCGGCTCTCGCCCGCGCGTGCGCCGCTGTCCGCATGGCGTTGAGCCAGCTCACGCTCGATCAGGCGCTCGATCGAGCCATACTTGCTGACCGTGACCTGTGCCTCGCCGCCGGCGGCGGCCAGCGCGAAGAGCGCGCGGCCCTCCTGATTGGACAGCCCCCGGATCGGGGCCGCGGCGCCCTTGCCGGCCTTCGCGGCCCGCGCGGCGTAGGCCAGCGCCATGCCGGTCTCGGCCCAGGCATCCCAGTTCACCGACACGGCCCGGATGCCGCGCCGGCGCAGGTGGCGGGCGCTGGCGTCGAGGCTGGCATTGGCCGCGCTGTAGTCGGCCTGGCCGAGGCCGCCGAGCACCGAGGCGAGCGAGGAGCACAACAGCACGAAGTCAGGCCTGGTCTCGCCGAGTTGCGCGACCAGGTGCCGGGTGCCGTCGACCTTGGGGCCGAGCACGCGGCGCCATGCTTGCGGCGTGCCGCTTCCGAGCAGGCCGCTGGCTTCCAGCCCGGCCGAGTGGGCAATCCCGTTGATCTCGCCGAAACGGGCACGTACCGCGGAGAACGCCTGTGCGCTCTGCTGCGCGTCGCCGATGTCGGCCTGCAGCACCAGCACCTCGGCACCGGCCTGTTCGAGCGCGGCCACGCGCTGGCGCCGCGCATCCGTGCGGGTGTCGGTGGCGTGGCGGCCATCGAGGCCCGAGCGGCTGACGAGGCCGAGCTTCACCCCCCGTCCCGCCGTGGCGAGATGGTGGGCAATCTCGTAGCCGATCCCGTCCAGGCCCCCGGTGATCAGGTAGGTGCCGCCGTCGCGCACCGCCAGGCTTTCGCCCTCGCTCTCGATCGGCACATAGCGGAGCGTCTGACGACGCCCGGCCGCGAAGGCGAGGGTGCTCGCCGCGGCCTGCTCGCGCGGCACGGTGGCATGCGCGAGTTCGTCGGCTAGGGCCGTGAGCGTGGCGTCGCTGTCGTCGTCCCGATCCAGGTGGCGCACCAGCAGCTTCGGGAATTCCCAGTTGACGGCCTGCAACAGCCCGGCCATGGTGGCGGCGCCGTCGTCGGCGGCCTGCGCCGTGCGCCAGCCGCGCGTGACGAGCGTGAGCGTGGTCGCGAGGTGGCGCGCGCCGAGTGCCTGGACCAGCAGCGCCAGCCGTTCGAAGGCGTCGAGCGGATCGGCGGCCGACCAGCCGTAGACGATCTGCGAGGGCGCGATCGACGCTTGGCCGAGCCACTCGAGCAGACGCCGGTAGTCGTCGGCCGCATTGGCGCGCAGGGTGATGCAAGCGGCATCGGCGTGCGCGAAGCGCTCGCCCGGCACGATCGTGAGGCTGCCTGCCGGCGCGTGGGCCGCGAGTCGCCCGGCCACGGCCGTATCGTCGGCGAACACCAGCCACGGCGCATCGAGCCGCGCGCGCCCGGCGCTCGCCGCTTCGTCGCGCCAGCGCGGCACGCGGCACCAGTCCGCGAGATCGCGGCCGCGGCGCGCATCGGGGCCGCCCGGCAGCCGGCGCAGGCTATAGCCACGGACTTCGGCCAGCACCACGGGGGCGCCGTGATCGCCGTCGGCCGAGAAGATCGTCACGTCGTAGCGGCCCGGCGCGGTCTCGACCACGAAGCTGTAGCACTCGGCGGTGAGCGGCGCGTGGCACCTCAGTTCGCCATAGTGGAACGGGATCGCGCCGGCATCGGGCCGCGTGCAGACGTTCAGGAACGCGGTGGCGAGATCGAGCAGCGCCGGATGCAGGGCATGCTCGCGAAGGTCGCCGGCGAATGCCGAATCCAGGCGCAGTCGCGCCAGGCCGTGCTTCAGGCCCTGCCGCTCGCCGAGCCAGACGGCCTGCGCCGAGTGCCAGCGCGGGCCGTATTCGGCGAAGGCGGTCGCGAAGTGTTGGCGCGCCGCGTCGAGCGCGCCCATCGCGTGGCGGGCACGCAGCTCGGCGGGGCTGTCGATCGCGGCGGCAGGCGCCACCGAGGCGGCCACCGTGCCGGTGGCGTGCGGCAGCCATTCGTCGCCATGGCCATCGCCGCCTTCGTCAGGCTGGCGGCTTTCGAGCGTGAACTCGAGCGTCGCGCCGCGCGTGGCGAAGCGCACGCGCGCCTCGCGGCGGCCGCCGCGCGGCAGCACCAGCGCGGCAGGGAAATAAATGTCCGACAGCGTGAGCTCGGCCACGCCGCGCCAAGCGGCGAACGCGCGCCGTACCAGTTCGAGGCAGCCGGTGCCAGGCAGTACCGCATCGCCCTCGAAGATCCGGTGTTCGTCGAGGAACCAGAGCTGCTCGTGCAGTTCGCAGCGCATCACGCTGCTGCCGTTCGGCCCGTCGCCGCGCGTGAAGACCAGCGCGCCGTCGCGCGCCGCGCCATACATCGAGCCGCCCGCCGGGCGGTCGAGCCAGTGCCGCGTGCGTTCGAAGGGGTAGGTGGGCAACGCGATGCGTTTCGGCTCGTGACCGTCATGCAGGCGTGCCCAGTCGATCGACACGCCCTGGGTCCAGAGCGTGCCGAGACTCTTCAGGAGGACTTCTTGGTCCGTTCTGCGTTCCTGGGGGTGAGGCAGGCTGGTGAGCAGGCGCGCCGGCTCGAGGTCGGCGCGCCGCCGCAGCAGCGAACTCAGCGCGCGGCCGGGGCCGACCTCGATGAGGATCGGCTCGCGCAGGGTCGAGAGCAGGGTCTCGACGCCGCGGTGGAACTGCACCGGCTGGCGCGCGTGGTCGCCCCAGTAGCCGGCGTCGGCGCGGTCCGCCTCGTCGAACCAGCGGCCGCTGCGGTTCGAGATCAAGCGGATGCCGTTGCCCTTGGCCAGCGCCGGGCTGGCCAGGTTGATCGGCGTGATCGCCTGCTCCATCGACGCGCTGTGGAACGCGTGCGAGGTGGCGAGCCGGCGGCAGGCCAGGCCGGTGCGCGCGCAGCTGGCCTCGGCGGCCGCGATCGCGGCCTCGGGACCGGCCAGCACGTAGTATTCGACGCCGTTGACGGCGGCGATCTCGCAACCCGTCGCGAGCAGGTCGTCCAGCGCGGACTCGGGCGCTTCGACCGCCAGCATGGCGCCGGCCGGCTGGCGCTGCATCACGGCCGCTCGGCGCGCGACCAGGGCCAGCGCGTCGTCGAGATCGAGCATTTCCGCCACGCAGGCGCCCACCAGTTCGCCCAGGCTGTGGCCGATCACGGCCTTCGGCACCACGCCGTACTCGCGCAACTGGCAGGCCAGCGCGTAACTGAGCGCGAACAGGGCGGGCTGGGTATAGCGCGTTTCGTTCAATTCGCGGCGCAGCACGGCGTCGTCGGCCGGGCCGAGCACGAAATCGCGGAGGTCGCGATCGAGATGGCGCGCAAAGCCGTCCGCGCAGCGATCGAACGCGTCGCGGAACGCGCCGCCGGCGCGATAAAGATCGGCGCCCATGCCGAGGTACTGGCTGCCTTGTCCGGGGAACAGGAACACCACCGGCGGATTGGCGCGGCGCTGCGCGGCCGTGTTGCGCACCGCGAGCCGCAACGGCTCGACCAGCCGGCCGTTGCCGTCGCTCAACGCGAAGGCGCGATGCCGGTGGGCGCTGCGCCCGGTCTGCATCGTATAGGCGACATCGCGCGGCGCCGCGCCGTGGCCGCTCGCCTCGGCGGTGCTCGCCAGGTACTCGGCGAGCTGCTCGGCCTGCCGCGCGAGCGCCGCCGGGGTTCGGGCCGACAGCGGCACCAGCTGCACTGCGTCGGCGCCGGGATGCCGGCGCGCGTCGCCGGCCGGCGGCGCTTCCTCGACGATCAGGTGCGCATTGGTGCCGCCCACGCCGAACGCGCTGATCCCGGCGCGGCGCGGGCGATCCGCGCGGCGCGGCCAGGCGCGGGCCTGCGTCACCACCGAGAAGGGCGTGCGCTCGAAGCGGATTTCGGGGTTCGGCGTGCTGCAGTTGATGCTCGGCGGCAGCGTGCCGTTCTCCAGCGACAGCACGATCTTGATCAGGCCCGCCATGCCCGCGGCGGCGTCCAGATGGCCAATATTGCCCTTCACCGAGCCGAGCGCGCACGAACCCGCGGGCAGCGGCCCGTCGACGGCCAGCTCGGTGTAGGCGTCGGTCAGCGCGCGCACCTCGATCGGATCGCCGAGCCGCGTGCCGGTGCCGTGCGCCTCGACATAGTCGATCGTATCCGGCGTGACGCGCGCGGCACGCATCGCGTCGCGAATCGCGGCGGCCTGGCCGGCCACGCTCGGTGCCGTGTAGCTGACCTTGTCGGCGCCGTCGTTGTTGATCGCCGAGCCGCGGATCACGGCATGGATCGTGTCGCCGTCGCGCCGCGCGGCGGCCAGCGACTTCAGCAGCACCAGGCCGCCGCCGCTGCCGTTGGTGGTGCCGCCGGCGCTGGCGTCGAACGGGCGGCAGTGGCCGTCGGCCGACATGATGCCGCCCTCGGCATGCAGGTAGCCGATCGTATCCGGGTCGAGCGAGACCGCGCCGGCCAGCGCCATCTCGGTCTCGCCGTTGCGCACGCTCGCGCAGGCCTGGTGGATGGCGACCAGCGACGACGAGCAGGCGGTGCTGATGCTCAAGGCCGGCCCGCGCAGATTCAGCTTGTAGGCGGTGCGGGTGGCCAGGAAATCCTTGTCGTTGCCGAACTGCAGGTGGCTCGAATCGAGGTCGAGGCGGCCGAGGTTGGGCACCACGTTCTGCATCAGGTAGTGGCTGAAGCTGCAGCTCGCGAATACGCCGACCGGGCGCGAGCTGGCGTCGTTGCCGTAGCCGGCGCGTTCGAGCAGCTCGTGCGCCATTTCGAGGAACAGCCGCTGCTGCGGGTCCATCATCTGGGCTTCGCGCGGCGACAGGCCGAAATAGCCGGCGTCGAAATCGGGCGCGCCGTCGAGCGGCGAGACGTGCCGCACGAAATTCGGATTGCGCAGCAGCGCCGGGTCCACGCCCAGCGCGAGACATTCCTCCTCGCTGAGGAAACGCCCGCCCTCGTAGCCGGCGAGCAGCCCGCGCCAGAACGCGGGCAGGTCCGGCGCGCCGGGGAAGCGGCCGACCATGCCGATGATCGCGATGGCGTCATGATCGACCTCGGGCGCGGCCGCGGGTGTCGCCTCGAGTTCGTCCGGCAGCGCGTCGAGCAGCGACTCGGGCGGCAGCAGCGTGTCGATCTGCGCGGCGAGCGCCGCGATGGTCGGATACGCGAAGATGTCGGTCAGCGTGACGGCGGGACCGAATGCCTCGACCAGCTGGGCATGCAGGGCCACCGCGCGCAAGGAGTGGCCGCCCGCGTCGAAGAAGTTCTCGTCGTGCTCGATCGCGTCGCGCTCGAGCAGCTCGCACCACAGCGCGGCGACGCGTTCGGCGGTCGGCACGCGCGGGGCGCGCCGGGCGCCGGCGGCGCGAGGCGCCGGGGCGGCGGGCGTGAAGGGCGCGGCCATGGTGGACGAGCCGCCGGCGGGCGCCGCAACGGCGGCCGTGCCGGCATCATGCGACGGCCTGAGCGCGGCCAGCGCCTTCATGTCGATCTTGCCGGTGCGGCCGAGCGGCATGGCGTCGAGGAAGGTGAGACTGGAGGGCACCATCGCGGGCGGCACCTTGGCACGCAGCGCCGCCAGCAGCTCGGCCTTGCTGCAACTGGCCACCACGTAGGCCACCAGTTCCTTCTGGCCGTGCTGGTCGACGCGGGCCAGGGCCGCGGCCTGGCGAACGCCGGGGATCGCGCTCAGCGCGTCGGCCACGGCGTCGAGTTCGATCCGGTTGCCGCGGATCTTGACCTGCCGGTCGGCGCGGCCGACGAATTCGACGCGCCCGTTGGCAATGCGGCGCACGGTGTCGCCGGTGCGGTAGAGGCGCGCGCCGGGCGCGCCGAACGGATCGGCCACGAAGGTCTGCGCGGTGCGGCCCGGCAGTCCGAGATAGCCATGGCCGATACTGTCGCCGCCCAGGTACAGTTCGCCGGCGTCGCCGGGCGAGACCTCGGCCAGCGTCTCATCGAGCACGTGGAAACGCAGCCCGTCGAGCGGCGCGAGCACCATGGCCGCGTTTTCCTCCCAGTATTCGCACATCGACACGCAGATCGCGCATTCGGTCGGCCCATAACAATTCACCATCCTGCGTCCCGGCGCCCAGCGCCGCGCGGTCTCGGCAGGCGTCGCCTCGCCGGCCATCACGATGGTTTCCAGTTCGGGCAGCGACGCCTGGGGCATCAGGCCGAGCGCCGAGGGCACGATCGCGAGATGCGTGATGCGTTCGCGCGCGAGCCACTCGACCATCGCCGGCCCGGGCAGCAGTTGCATGCGCGAGCCGAACACCACCGTGCCGCCGGCCATCAGCGCGGGCAGCACCTCGGCCAGCACGCCGTCGAAGCTCGGCGCGAAGAACTGCGCGACGCGCGAGGCCGGCGTGGTGCGCATGGCCCGGCGGATGCCGACCGAGGTCGCGACCAGGTTGCGGTGCGAAAGCACGGCGCCCTTCGGTACGCCGGTCGAGCCGGAGGTGTAGATCACGCAGGCGCAGTCGTCGGGGCGCGGCGCGCGCAGGCGCGGCGCGGCCGCCGGCGCGGCGGTGTCGAGCCGGTCGAGGTCGATTACCGGCAGCCCGAGCGTGGCCGCCATCTCGGCGAGCTCGCCCCGGCTGACGACGGCCGCGAGCGCGGCGTCGGTCACGACATGCTGGTTCCAGCCGCGATCGAGCTGGGCCGGGTCCATCGGCACGAAGGCGGCGCCGGCACGCAGGATGCCGAGCATCGCGGTGACCATGTGCGGGTGGCTGCCGGTGAAGATGCCGACCCGCGCGCCGGCTGCGATGCCGAGCCCGGCGAGCCGCTGCGCCAGCGCGGCGGCCAGCGCGTCCATGCCGCGATAGCGGATCGCCATGCCGTCGCGTTCGAGCGCGACGCGCTCGGCATGTTCGGCGATGCCGGGTTCGAGCAGGCTCAGCAGGGTGAGCCCGCTGTCGGCCGGACGCAGCGAGGCGGGTAGCGTGTCGGCGTCGATCGCGAGCGCGTCCCAGTGCATGTCGGGATCGCCGACCACGGCCTGCGCGAGCGCCGCGAAATGCGCGCCGATGCGGGCCAGCTCGTCGCCGTCGCATCCCGGATGACGCGACAGCAGGCGGCACTGCACCGTGCCGCCGAGTTTCTCGACCGACATGTCGAGGTCGAGCTTGGCGTTGTCGGTGTCGATCGCGATACGGCTCGCCTGCAAGGCGGTCAGCCTTGGCGTGGCCGCATCGTCCAGGTCGCAGGTGAAGCTGGTCTGGAAGATCGGGTTGCGGCCCGGGGTGCGCGGCGGGTTCAATGCCTGCACCAGCGTCTCGAACGGCACCTCGGCATGAGCCAGCACCTCGAGGCTGAGCTGGCGAACGCGCTGCAGCAGCGCGCGGAAGTTGGGCAGCTCGTCGAAGCGCACGCGCAGCGGCAAGGTATTGACGAAGAAGCCCATCACGTGTTCGAGCGCCTCGTCATGGCGCGTCGATACCGGAATGCCGGTCACCACGTCGGTCTGCCCGCTTTCGCGTCGCAGCAGCAGCACGTATAGCGCCGTGTAGACCACGAATGGCGTGCAGCCGGCCTCGCGTGCCAGGGTTTCGATCGCCGCGGCGAGGTCGCGGCCGAGCGCGAATCGAGCCGTGCTCGACGCGGCGCGGCCCGCCTGCGCGGCCGCCAGCGCCGGCCGGCCGAGCGTGAGCGGCGCGGGTAATGCCGCCAGCCGTTCGCGCCAGAACGCGATCTGTCGCGCATGGGCGCTGCCGCCGACGAAGGCGCGCTCACGCGCCACGTGGGCCGCGTGACTGCCGCTCAACGGCGCGAGTGCCGGCGCGCGTCCGGCCGCATGCGCGTTGTAGCAGGATTCGAGATCCCGCCAGAACACCGCGAGCGACTGGCCGTCGACGGCGATGTGATGGAAGTTCATGCACAGCACGTGACGGCGCGCGCCAAGCACGAACAGCGTGGCGCGAAACACCGGCCCGGCCGTGAGATCGAACGCGCGCGCGGCTTCGGCGTGAAGCCGGCCGGTCAGTTCGTCGGGATCGATGCCGAACGCCTCGATCGTGTCGAGCGTGGCCGACATCTGCGCATGCAGCACCAGCGACGGTTCGTGGTCGATGCCGCCGCTGGCGTTCGGCAGGTTGCGCACCGACGACGAATAGGTCGTGCGCAGGATCGGGTGGCGCGCCACCACGTCCCGCAGCGCGGCGGCCAGCGCCGCGTGGTTGAGCTCGCCTTCGAGCCGCAGCGCGTCCGGCAGGTTGTAGTCGCTTGCGCCCTGGCGGCTCATCGCCACGAACCACAGGCTGCGCTGGCCGAACGACAGCAGGCTGGGGTCGGCGTTCGCCGCGAGATCGGCGGCAGGGGCGGCACCCTGGGCGGCGTCCGGCGCGGCCTCGAACTTCGCCGCCAGCATCTCCTCGATCGCCAGCGCCGCCAGCTCGGCGATGGTCGGCCGCTCGAACACCACGCTCATGTTCCAGCCGGTGCCGAACGCGCGG
This window encodes:
- a CDS encoding MFS transporter, with the translated sequence MTVEQRTIPAAPAQGAREMAPVSVIMITLALDALGFGIAIPVLPDQVSAVMGGREAGTLFLGVLVACYSLMQFVFAPLLGAASDAWGRRPVMMVALGGALASNLMLAFAPGFGWLLAGRLCAGATAASASVATAYLADITTPERRAARFGLMGGMVGLGLVAGPACGGLLGTFGASVPFVVTSVLAAVNVLGAVLWLPESHPPELRVQFTVSRANPLGSMQLLRHNATLRRIVIAACFGMTAYGIFLACFVLSNELRFGWGSRENGIALGALGLGITLTQTFLMRHVVARCGERRTALLGYLLFIGAYMAYGFAASVTMMAIAIAMHSLALVNDPALRALVSIEAGPSRQGEYLGAMVCLMELAATIAPLLGAAMLHYVQRSAAPAHYLGLPFFVAALLYLFAFGALLLEHSDKANALRAKRS